The Bernardetia sp. sequence AAACAATAGCCAAAATTCAAAGTTTTATGGGACAAGATAAGGATTCCATCTTGTGTTTACCGTTTTGTCAGCATATGCTGACGAACTGAAAGTCGGCGTAGCCAAAAAGTACGTCCAAGCAGAATGCTTGAACGAGAAACAATAATTAAAATCCACTCTATACCTCATTAAAGGTATTTTTTTCCATTCTTAAACAACTCCATAGAAGTGAGTTTTACTTCTACATTGGTCTAACTTGACATCTATTCGTATGCCCCTGCTTAAAATAGGTTGATTCTTATTTTAGTATCATTTAAGTCTTTCTATCAGCAAGGAAGAAAAATAATTAACTCCTGTTTTGATACAATTTTCATCAACAGCAAAATTTGCAGAATGGGGCATTGAAATTATTCCCTTTTCGAAGTTAGATGCTCCTATTAAAAAATAAACTCCAGTTACTTCTTTTTGGAACAAAGCAAAATCATCACTACGTCCGTCTGGTATTACACCATATAAAGAAAGTGCTTTGTCTGTCCCATAAATTTCACTAATGCTATTGATAGATAGTTTTGCTAGTTTTTCGTCATTCAAAACAAGTGCTATGCTATCAGAGTAAAATACATCTATCAAGTCTTTTGCATATTCAGACTTTAAAATACTTGCTCTTAAATTTGCCCTAACAGAATCTATAATACTTGTACTACTAGCACTTATAGCTGATTGTATTGTTATTTTGTCATCTGTTTGTTTAACTCCGACATTTGAACCTATCGTAATATAATTTTGAAATATTGTATTAGAATTACCTAAGCCAATATTGGCATCCATTAAATTTCTATTGTCCCAAAATTTACTATCTGATGCAACATTTTGCATCTTTGATACTAAGTTTTTAGTATAATCAATAATTTCATCTTTTTTGTCATTTGTCTTGTATGAAATGTTGAGAGTTTTGTAATCTGCAAATAGATTTTGAGGTTTTGTAGCAATAATTCCTTGAGGCATAGGTGAAACATGTAGAGCATAAATTTCACTTGGGTTGATAATATCAAACAAACCATCATCCATCATTGCCTTTGCGCCTTTTAAATTCTCTTCTGAGGGTTGAAATATAAAATAGATTGTTCCTGTAAGCTGTCCTTTTAGGCTAGTCAATACATTGGCGATACCTAAAGCTATTGTTGTATGAACATCATGTCCACAAACATGATTTGCTTCTTCACTTTCAGCTGTAGCACTATTAACCTCATGATTATGAGAAGGTAATGCATCAATATCAGCACGCCACGCAATTCTCTTTCCTTCTTTACCTGTCTTTAATATTCCCACTACGCCATATCCTCCAATATTTGAGTGAACCTCTAAACCTAATGCCTTTAAATAATCTTCTATTTTTTTGGATGTTCTTTTCTCTTGCTCTGATAACTCGGGATGAGCATGCAAGTCTCTACGCACTTTTACTAAGCTGTCAAAAAGTTGTTCTGTTTGTTGTTGCACAGCTTCATGTATAGTATTATTATCTTGTCCTAATAAAGTTAGTGAAACAAAAATGAATAAAAGTGAAAGCCCTATCTTAAGAAATTTGGTATTTGAGTTCATCTGTAAAAAGTTTTAGAAATTAGTTATCTATGATTTATTACAAAGATGCATAGCTCAATTGGTTTATACCTGACACATTTGTGACAAAATATTATTTACTAAGTTTATTTCTGATTCGGCTTAGTGATTGTCTTTTAATACCTAAGAAAGATGCTAAATGAGTCAGACTAACTCTTTGCATAAGGTCTGGATGTTCTTTTACAAACTTTAAATATCTCTCTTCTGCCGTATTAAACAAAAAACTTTCTACTCTATCACTCAAAATAGTCAAGACAGTCTCTGCTACTAACCTGCCTTGCATTTCACTATTTTTAAATTTCTTATAACACTCTTGAATGACTTCGTAAGAGAGATTAACCATTATGGTAGGTTCTAAGCACTGAAAATAATATTTAGTAGATATTTGCCTTATAAACGAAGGATAATCAGTAACATATTCATTTTCCTTTGTAAACCCTGTAGTTATTTCATTGCCTTGTTCATCTATAAAGAACCTTCTTACTAAGCCTTCATAAAGAAAACCTATTTGTGTTTGTACTTCTCCACTTTTCAGAATGAAGTCACCTTTTTCTAGCTTTTCAATAGATAAATATTTTCTAATAAAGTTTTTTTCATTAGGTGTAGAGTAAATGAATTGCTTTAAGTATGCATCAAAATATTTATCAGTGTTCTTATCCATGATTTAATGTAGCCTTTGTTTCTCTATATCCTTGCTGACATCACATAGCTTGTAAACGCCAGCAAGGATGAGTTTAAAATACTTACTTATTGCTATCAAATTTGAGCATTTTTTTATCTACTCTATACACAGCTACCTCTGATTCTTTCACACTTTTATCAGGTTGATTTAGGGTTTTATTCTCAAAGGTTATTGTTTCTCCATCATATTTTAGATTAGCAATGTAGGTTTCTTTTTTTCTTTTGATTTCCCCACTTACCAATAAATATTGAAGCAATGAACCTTCTATAAATGCGCCACTTTTTTTGTCTAGTGCAAGCGAGTTGATATAGACTAAATCCTGCTCATTTTTATTATATGCTGCTTTTACTTCTCCATAAATAATGATAACTGCTTTTTTTGTATCTATCTTTCCAATTGGAATAAACTTGGTATCCTCTGAGTAAACAGTTTGCTTAGTTACTGATTGATACAACTTTGATATATTAGTTTCCGATTTTATTTTATCTTGAAATTCTTGATTAGTTATCTCTTTGTCTAATACAGGAAATTTACTTATAAAATCGCTAAAGTCTGACGCATCTTCACCTAAGTTACGAAATGAAAAGAGTGAAAAAGTCAAAAGAATACTTAGAAGGAAAGATGATTTGTTAAGTGTCATAAAAGTTAAATTTTGGATAAAAAAAATAAAAACTCCATTCGTAGTAGTATTTTAATTGTTTAAGAATACAAAAAATTTTCTCAGAATTATTTTTGTGTTCATTACTAACAAAAGTATTTTGTTTGTACTAAAAAGCCTTAGAACTTGTCTAAATTTTTGACTTATCAAAGCATTTTTAAGTAGGACAGCGAGCTATTTGACGAAAAAATAACACAGATATAGGCTCAAATCCATTATTTGTAGCTTAAATAAATAATTTGAAACAAGCTCTTACTTATAATTAGTTTGTTAGTATCCGATACAGTTAGCAAAAAGTAATCCTAAACACATAATACTTTTAAAGTAGTGTGCTAGTTATTCATATTATTTGATTTGTTGAAGAGCAAATGCTGATAGCCAGTATAGTACATCTATGGCTTTTTCAACTTCTATCTTTTTACTGAGTTAAAACCAGTTTAGAAGTAAAAATTGAACTACTAAAAAAATAATCTGTCATTTTGTAATAAAACATTCTCTTTAACTACTTATGAGTAAATGAATAATGTATCCAATCTAAAAATACGATAACAAAATATAAATTATATGAGTGAGCCAACCGACCCACTAAATCAAAAAAATCAGAATATAGATTCAAATGCTGCACAAGAACGCAGACAAACACAGACTAGAAGAGTAGTACGTCCAGCCAAACCGTCTTTCGGACAAAAATTACTAGGTTTTATTAAAATCGTTTTTGCTACTTCGTTTGGAGTAGGGCTTTTCTTTATGTTTATGTTTCTCATATTTGCTATCATAGGAGCAAGCTCTGGAGGAGAAGTAGAAATTTCAGAAAATAGTGTGTTGAAGATTACACTAAATCAGCCTATTGCAGAATATGCCAAAGATGACCCTTTTGCAGATTTAGCAGCCGAACTTCAAGGAAGTCCAACTCCATTAAGTTTGGTAAACATCAAAGCAGCTCTAAAGAAAGCTAAAACAGACGACAACATAAAAGGTATTTACTTAGAAATTACTGATGTTCCTGTTGGTTTTGCGATGTTAGAAGAACTTCATGCTGCTTTAGTAGATTTCAAAACTTCTAACAAGTTTATCTATGCGTATAGTAAATATTATGGTGAAAAAGGATATTATTTAGCTTCTACAGCTGATGAAGTCTATCTTTATCCACAAGGAGCATTAGAAATGAACGGATTTTTCTCTCAAATTCCATTCTTCAAAAAAATGCTTGATAAACTAGATATTGAGCCAAGAATCTATAAAGTGGGTACGTTCAAATCTGCTGTTGAGCCACTTATCTTAGAAGAAATGAGTGATGCAAACCGTAAGCAAACAGAAGTCTATCTAAACTCTCTTTACAATACATATTTGAAGAACGTTGCCACTGCCAATACAAATAGTGGACGTACATTATCAGCAGAAAAATTGAGAGAAATTAGTGATAAAATGCTTATCAGAAAAGCTGGAGATGCTGTTACCTATAACCTTATCAATGATACACTTTATTACGACCAAGTAGAATCAAAACTAAAAGTGGCACTAGGAATAATAGACGAAGAAACAGAAAACGATGATGAAGCTAAAAATAATAAAAAGAAAATCTCTTTTGTATCACTTCCAAAATATATCAAAACATTAAGCAACAATCTTGAAGGCGATTCTCAAAAACGAGTAGCTGTTATTGTAGGAGAGGGAAGTATTGTGGATGGAAGAGGACAGACAGGACAAATTGGTGGCGATGCTCTAGCTGCTGCCATTCGTAAAGCTCGTAAAGACAAGCGTGTGAAAGCTGTGGTGTTGCGTATCAACTCTGGTGGAGGAAGTGCCTTAGCATCTGATATTATGTGGCGTGAGGTAATGCTAACTAAAGAAGTAAAGCCAATTATTGCTTCTATGTCTGATGTAGCTGCTTCAGGTGGATATTATATGGCGATGGCGTGTGATACGATTGTAGCACATCCAAATACGATTACAGGCTCAATCGGAATTTTTGGAGTAATACCAGGAGTAGATAAGTTTTTAGAAAATCAAATCGGAATTACGTTTGATGGTGTCAAAACAGCAGAGTTTGCAGACTTGGGCTACCCTACTCGCCAACCTTCTCCAGCAGAAGACTCTATTATTCAAACTTCTGTCAATCGTGGTTATATAGATTTTACTACAAAGGCTGCACAAGGCAGAAATATGCAAGTAGAAGCATTGAGAGAATACGCAGAAGGACGTGTTTGGACAGGAATTGATGCTAAGGAGCGTGGTTTGGTAGATGTCTTGGGAAGTCTTGAAGATGCTATTTCTATTGCAGCAAACAGTGCAGGCTTAGAAGATGATTATCAAGTACGTTATTATCCAGAACCAGAATCTTTCCTAGACCAAATTCTCAATCAAGGAAATAAAGCACAACAAAGAGCAATCAGAAAAGAACTAGGTAGTTTTTATACGTATTATCAGTATTATCAAGAACTACAAGCTATGCAAGGCATACAAGCTCGTTTGTTTTTAGATGCTCAAGAAATTGAATAATTAATTTGTGTATATACTCATAATAAAATACCTTATCTAAGATGCTTAGATAAGGTATTTTGTTTACAGAATATATTCAAACTTATCACAGCTAGTTTTGCAAAGCTCATTTCTCCATAGAATCATAATAAAATTTATTTCTGATGTTTATTTATGACTTTCTTCGTCTGTTTTATTTTCCAAGATTTCTAGGGCAGTTTGTAGCTTTTGCATAGTTTGACGCAGTTCGTTTACCTGTGTCGGTACTTCTGGAAAATCTAAATTGATATAGGCAGCAAATCGCCAAATTTCTTCAATATCTTCTACCAAAACAGAATATGATGAAAACTGTCCGTTAGTGTCTTCCAAAAGAAGCGTATCATTTTGAGCAATACGGTTTTTTACCTTTCTAAAAATGACTCCTGTATTTTCAGAAACAATAATACAAGGCTCATCGTCTTTTAGTCCATTCCAGTCAGCCACAAATGCACCAACAACAATACTTTTAGTAGGAGCAGCCAACAAAGAATCTGAAATTTCAAAAGCTCGGTAGGTCTGATTCAGAGGTAAGGCAGGCAACTGACACTTAGGCAAGTCAGCTACAAACTCAATATTAGAATATCCCTTGATATAATCTTCTTCCATATCTAGGCGTACAAGTTCTATATATTCGTTTTCATTTCGGTCTTGTGTAATACTCAAAATACGCAGTCTTTCAGCAGCAGCATATTTTTTAAGTTCGGGTAATGCTGGCGTGTCTTGAACAACTGATAAATCTTGATTGATAAACTGCTCTAGCGAAACACTAAAAAAATTAGCAATTTCTAAAAGAGCTTCTAGCTTTGGAGTTGCTCTTCCCTCTTCATACGAACCAATTTTTTTCAAAGACAACTCTAAATGATTTGCTAGAGCTTCTTGAGTCAAATTATTTACACGACGAAGGTGACGCAAGTTAGAAGAGAAGAACATAAGCGATATGAGGTTTGAGAAAAATAAATAATTTTTGATAAAATTTTTAGCAAAAAATTTTGCCATTATCGAATCAACTTGTATATTTGCTTATAATATTAGCAAAAAGAGCTGTATTACTCAAACAAGACACAGAAAAATGAGTGATTTGTTAGCAATTTCCTCCTTTTTCACTAAATATTTGGCAAGTTAGAAATTATTATTATCAATCTACTGCTTTTTTAGGAATTATTTGAGAAAAACTATC is a genomic window containing:
- a CDS encoding M20 metallopeptidase family protein encodes the protein MNSNTKFLKIGLSLLFIFVSLTLLGQDNNTIHEAVQQQTEQLFDSLVKVRRDLHAHPELSEQEKRTSKKIEDYLKALGLEVHSNIGGYGVVGILKTGKEGKRIAWRADIDALPSHNHEVNSATAESEEANHVCGHDVHTTIALGIANVLTSLKGQLTGTIYFIFQPSEENLKGAKAMMDDGLFDIINPSEIYALHVSPMPQGIIATKPQNLFADYKTLNISYKTNDKKDEIIDYTKNLVSKMQNVASDSKFWDNRNLMDANIGLGNSNTIFQNYITIGSNVGVKQTDDKITIQSAISASSTSIIDSVRANLRASILKSEYAKDLIDVFYSDSIALVLNDEKLAKLSINSISEIYGTDKALSLYGVIPDGRSDDFALFQKEVTGVYFLIGASNFEKGIISMPHSANFAVDENCIKTGVNYFSSLLIERLK
- a CDS encoding Crp/Fnr family transcriptional regulator — encoded protein: MDKNTDKYFDAYLKQFIYSTPNEKNFIRKYLSIEKLEKGDFILKSGEVQTQIGFLYEGLVRRFFIDEQGNEITTGFTKENEYVTDYPSFIRQISTKYYFQCLEPTIMVNLSYEVIQECYKKFKNSEMQGRLVAETVLTILSDRVESFLFNTAEERYLKFVKEHPDLMQRVSLTHLASFLGIKRQSLSRIRNKLSK
- the sppA gene encoding signal peptide peptidase SppA; protein product: MSEPTDPLNQKNQNIDSNAAQERRQTQTRRVVRPAKPSFGQKLLGFIKIVFATSFGVGLFFMFMFLIFAIIGASSGGEVEISENSVLKITLNQPIAEYAKDDPFADLAAELQGSPTPLSLVNIKAALKKAKTDDNIKGIYLEITDVPVGFAMLEELHAALVDFKTSNKFIYAYSKYYGEKGYYLASTADEVYLYPQGALEMNGFFSQIPFFKKMLDKLDIEPRIYKVGTFKSAVEPLILEEMSDANRKQTEVYLNSLYNTYLKNVATANTNSGRTLSAEKLREISDKMLIRKAGDAVTYNLINDTLYYDQVESKLKVALGIIDEETENDDEAKNNKKKISFVSLPKYIKTLSNNLEGDSQKRVAVIVGEGSIVDGRGQTGQIGGDALAAAIRKARKDKRVKAVVLRINSGGGSALASDIMWREVMLTKEVKPIIASMSDVAASGGYYMAMACDTIVAHPNTITGSIGIFGVIPGVDKFLENQIGITFDGVKTAEFADLGYPTRQPSPAEDSIIQTSVNRGYIDFTTKAAQGRNMQVEALREYAEGRVWTGIDAKERGLVDVLGSLEDAISIAANSAGLEDDYQVRYYPEPESFLDQILNQGNKAQQRAIRKELGSFYTYYQYYQELQAMQGIQARLFLDAQEIE
- a CDS encoding helix-turn-helix domain-containing protein, giving the protein MAKFFAKNFIKNYLFFSNLISLMFFSSNLRHLRRVNNLTQEALANHLELSLKKIGSYEEGRATPKLEALLEIANFFSVSLEQFINQDLSVVQDTPALPELKKYAAAERLRILSITQDRNENEYIELVRLDMEEDYIKGYSNIEFVADLPKCQLPALPLNQTYRAFEISDSLLAAPTKSIVVGAFVADWNGLKDDEPCIIVSENTGVIFRKVKNRIAQNDTLLLEDTNGQFSSYSVLVEDIEEIWRFAAYINLDFPEVPTQVNELRQTMQKLQTALEILENKTDEESHK